tctatctatctatctatctatctatctatctatctatatatatatgtattgatataagaaaagtgttacatttaaaaatttgatcattttatgTGTAATTAACTTTAGAAATGCTTTTCTGTTGTCACAGATTATTCCTTAAAAGGACAGTTCtctaataaattaaaattctgtcattaattactcaccctcatgtcagtccaaacctgtaagaccatcgttcatcttcagaacacatattaagatgtttttgatgcattctgagagctctttgaccatcccatagacagcaaggatccttacacgatcaaggctcagaaacatagcaaggagatcattaaaataatcaatgtgacatcaggggttcaaccatcATTTTAAGCTACAAAAATACTTTGTGTGCAaaggaaacaaaaacaattttattcaacaatttgccTCCTCTGCATTACCctatagcaccattttggagaatatcacaTACATAAACAACGTATGTACGCAGATACATTGTGTACATTCCGATCAAAGCATAAACCACGTAAATGGCGTATCCACATATGGTGCTGCTGACACAGAAAAGCATATGACGTCTACTTATGTGATGCTTTCCAAAATGGAGCCAGGGTGACTCTGAGGATTGTTGAATATGtcgttacttttgttttctttgcacacaaaatttttcttttatcttCATAAAATTACGATTGAACCACTAATGccatatggattattttaacaatctccttgctatgtttcttaGCCTTGATTCTGTGAGGATCCTTGCCGGCTATGATGAAGATGAACCAAGGTCCTAACAGGTTTGGAatgccatgagggtgagtattaatgacagaattttcatttaactaaaataaaaatatttaaaaatgaaaatgaaatgtgtccatgacataaaaactaaaatgaaatcaaCAGTCCCTTCTAAATATTTACATGAAACAACGAATCAATTTAAGAGTAGCATTTTTAAAACTTCAACACTTCAAAAACAATTTTTGTTCACATGTGAAAAtgtcttttttaacattaatccTCATTGATCTTTCCATTGCATAGCTTTTTGTTGCACAGCTGTTTCCGTTACAGTAGCTGCAGGAACAGACAGAAATACTGCAGTGACGTGGAACGCACTCTCCCAGGAGACCACACAGACAGCAAAGGTCACAGACTTTCCAAGGAGCACAGATCTCTCATGCACTCTCAATACCAACTCCTCTCTAATAtcgtgaaataaaaaaaacttttatttcatacTATGATCTTTTGTTTGAGTTGAAAAGGGAAAAAATGAGTAagggagagacacacacacacacacacacacagagagagagagagagagatgcaataaaaaaaaaaaagtggagcaGTTTCAGTTCAGTTCTATTTAGTTCAGGAAACCTATCAAATAATAACTGGTTAATCATTATCTATTTGGTGCAGGGTGTAAGTAGGGACACTGGAGACCTCCCATACCACTGACACACAAGTTTCTAAACCCTGAACGGCCCCTGGGTAGACAATGGAAGTCTGGTTGTATTTGCTGTGTCCACAAATATGGATTGAGGCCAAACTGTCCGCACCTGTCTGAACAAGAGCAGTTAGTCTGAGTGTGCAGCAGAGCGATGATAATACATCACCGCACCAGAACAGCAGACATAAAACAAGTTAGCCggcagacaaaaaaataaaataaaataaaaagttcaacTTTTAGCTTTCCAAAATAGTTTCAAAAAGACATACATTATATCATACGCATTTAACCCCAGTATGGACTTTAATTAGATAATGAGCATGTAAATATGGTCAACCTTTAAAAGTGCATTATGTATTCAGAAATATACTAACAGATAATAATGTGCTAAATACTTCATATTAGCTGAGTGTCGCaatgttaaattgtattttcatCTCAAATACAAAACTAAATCTTTCTGCAAAAGACAGTAACTACTTTAACAGTAAGTTCCATATTAAGTGGGTTTGCAAACATTTGGCCATGACTCAACCCCATTACAAGCTGCTAAGTTTAAACAATTAAATCACAGCACATGTGAACAAAGAAAACTAAGGCTAAAACATGTACTGAAAATTGTTGTTGCAAATTCTTAAAATTACAACTCTTCAATGTAACATTGCCTAAATGGCTGACATAGATGAGATTTTGTTGAAATATGTGTCTATGAATACAGTGGTCACGAAGTAGCGTTTTACCTGTATTTATTGAAAACTGAAAACCTGGTCATTTTTTCTAAAACAAAACTCTAGTACAGTATGTAAGAAAGCGAAAATACTTGCCAAGTAAAATTCTTCCTAAACTACTGGCCTGACCAGGCTAAcagaaagtagaaaaaaaattataaaaaataaaattaataaataaataagtacaaatCTCCACCTGAAGCCTGAAGGGAGATTAATATGAATCAGCAGTAAATAAAAAGCATGTACATATCAGTGCAAATGGCACAAACTCCCCCAACCTCAGTCATCACTCATTTCTATTACCGCCTTAGCTGAACCGTCCTGAGATTCAGTGACGATTCTGCTTGTACATGCAGACCCTCTCAGTGGCACCTGAAGGTGATGCTTCACGGATTCAGGAGAGAATAAAATCAAAGCCAGAACCATAAATtgcatacttttattattaattcccCTCCAGTGGTACATGCACAATGCACCAGGTGGCCATGTTGATGATTTGATCGACTGGCAGGATGATCCATTATCATTGTTCATCTTTCCTTATCAGAGGCAACCAGGGGCCAGGTTAtggatgtgtgtttatgtgtgtataacTGTAAACTGTCAGCACCAAGTAAACTTTCCAGATTGGGAGGAGGACGCTCAAGCTCAGCCAGTTTAATAATTACCAAATGGTCCCTCCCCCTCTCAATGTAGCTGTATATATTTTGAGGAATCTCTTCTGTTTTTGGTGTTGTTCTCAGAGTAGGAGATGAGAGGAGTAGTGAGAAACAGAGGCTAAAAGAGACGAGTACAAAGACTTTTGGACTGTGGGAACGGACTGACGGCGTGAACAAATCTGCCTTCAAACAACTTGACATGATGTTGATTTTCCTGCTTTTTTGGCTATGCTTGTCAACAACAAGCGCAGCTCCCAATCTAAAGATAGCACCCACAGAGGCACCTCTTCTTGTCACCGCACCACCAGCTGAGACTAGATCCCGCTTTGCCATGTTAGATGACGTACGACTCCTTGCTAACGGTCTTCTCCAGCTCGGCCAGAGCCTCCGAGAGTTTGTGCACAAGACCAAGTCTCAGATCAACGACATCTTTCAAAAGCTCAACATCTTTGATCGCTCCTTCTACCAGCTCTCGGTGGTCACCAGTGAAAtcaaagaggaagaggagaagttGAAGGAGACGACCGTATTTTTGAAGGCCAATAATGAGGAGATCAGAAACTTGTCACTGGAGATCAACTCCAAAATCAACAACATCCTCCAAGAGCGAAGCCAGCTGCAGAGCAAGGTTGGTGGGCTGGAGGAGAAGCTGAAGGGCTTGTCTCAGACCATGATGCCCCTGGAGCAACTTCAAGAGATTGCTGCTTTGAAGGTGAGTCCAATAAGGTCAATTCTGAACTTTTATTGAAAATGGAAACCATTCAAGCTCACATTATAACTACAGGGCTTCACAATACCGATTTTAAAATGAGTGTCTAAAACTGCGTGTTCATCACATTTGATAGCAAGCGCAAAAACTAAATCAGTGCATATCAATAAAACTGATTACATATCTGTACAGGCATCTGTTCCAATAGAATCCAGTTATGCATTTACTGCATTAACAACTTGTCTATTGCAGGATGTGATTGAAACACAAGAAAGGACAATTACAGATCTGCTTAAATCTGTTAAAGAGCAACACGAGCAGCTCAGTTACCAGAAGACCAAAATTAAGAGTCTTGAGGATAAGGTATCCATTTTTGTTTCTATAATATTAATGTTGTTTCATTATAAACAAAGGATTATGTATTTTGAATTTATCATTcaaaacacttttgtttactctttgacaaattaatttacatttacagtacTCGTCTAATAGAGATtgcaataagaaatatttctagccaacaaaatattttgtatatttaatatattatacaattttacattttaaggatttgattatattgtaaaaaaataaataaataaataaataaataaataaacagattgaAATTTTATTGAGATTTAAATAATGTCAATGTCTCGTAACAAGAAATTctattgaatataaaataaagaatattgattgcatttaaaataattctcAGTGTTACTCTCATGGCTTTATTTGCATttactgagaatattttttttttttttttttcagatgaactATGACTCTTTTCAAGACACAGTGGAAAAACCTTTGGATTTAAATCCAGAAACACTTGATCCTTTTCGTTACTTAACAATGAACGACACCAATGGAACTGCAGAAATAAATGGTAATAACAGCACAAAATTAATAAGCAATTTAAACTGCTGCTTTAATAAATCCAAAATCATCACCTGTGTGTTCTGCTGCATAGACTTTCCAGCGGACTGCAGTGATGTGTTCAAAAGAGGGCAAAGGACCAGTGGAATTTACCCAATCAAACCTAATCAATCTGAGCCATTCTATGTTTACTGTGAGATAAGTACTGGTAAGAGACCGATAATGTACATCTAATCATCAGACTTCCTACTGACATCAGTTACAAAACTGCAACAAGTACAGACAAAAGGCACAAGAAAATCACTTTCTTAACTAAGATGGATGTGCTGTTATCACTATTCTTATCCAACTCAATACAAGATTCTCTTTATGAAGTTTACATTTACTCTTTATTTTTAGATGATGCAGCCACAGTCATTCAGAGGAGGGAGGATGGTTCTGTTGATTTTGACCAGCCATGGGAAAAATATGAATATGGATTTGGCAAACTGGAAAGTAAGTATGCGCTTTTGTGTCATGTCAGATGCTTCCTTCTCTAGAGGCTTTTCTCAGttcacacagatatatatattttatatatatatataaacgcttTGATTATCTATTGACAGCTTATGCTTTTGTAATACAATGCATCTTCAGCTGTTGAATAGAAATAAGCGGAAAAATATCTTTCTATTACAGAAGAGTTCTGGCTTGGCTTGGCGAAGATTTATTCTATTGCTCAACAAGGacaatacattttacacattGAACTGGAAGACTGGAAGGAGGAAAAGAGATTCATAGATTACACATTCACCCTGGAAGGTCCTGCATCTGGTTACGTTCTTCACGTGGCACCTCTGTCTGGAGATCTGCCTGATGCCTTGAGCAACCACACGGGCATGAAGTTCTCAACCAAGGAAAGAGACAACGATAATCATGACGACTCAAACTGCGCACGCAACTACACAGGTATCACATggtcaaaatgtatatttaatatccCTCAATATACAACTGAACATCTCTTGAATATTAACTGCTTGCTGGTTTCAGGAGGTTGGTGGTTTGATGCATGTGGGGACACCAACTTAAACGGGAGATATGCCTGGATGAGGTCAAGGACTCGGCACCAGCGCAAGAAAGGAATCTACTGGAACCCAGCCAAGGGAAGCTCCTATACCCTCAAATCCACAAAGATCACCATCAGACCATCAACCCAGTTTCAATAATCCCTGACCCTAAACTCTCCATTGAGTAATTCAGAATCAATCAGAGGGGTCACACTGGCAGCAGACACTGGCCAACAAAGCTTTTCCATTTCTCTAAAGACAGCAGAAACTGAATGATGCAACTGCAACAGGTCATTGACTCTGGTAGAGGGTAAAAACCAAGTCAAAGGGGTATTGCAACATACATGTGTTAGTTCAAAATGTTCATTTGTCATCAACTTGCGGCGTGCTGATCAagaaaagttgtaaaaaataataatattgaatggGTTAAAATGGCATAAATCACACGGCAAATCGCACCTCTGGAACAGGATTTGATACATGCTATTATCAAGAGTCAACAATAAGTTTGTAGACAATATGGATAATATTATAGAGATACACTGCTCTCAACTATACAGCTCCTCAATGTCATTTCACATACAGTATTTTAACTTGAAGTTTTTAAGTATTTAAGCAATTTACACAAATgtgaaacagtaaaaaaaacctTTGGGTAACACTGTAATATTCATTAAATCATGACTACAATGCTCTTGAAcactactataatataatattaaattatataaaataatatattatatattcatactTTGATATTGAAAATTATAACAAAGTGTTACCAAGAAATGTGCTGTCATGGATGAAGTTGGATCTTTTTCTTGTCTCTTTCTGTCATACTGACTCCTGGTTATGCTTGTACATACTcagctgtactgtatatattttgtttacacAATGTTTCTCATTGTTAGTCaggtgtattatatatatatatatttatagcaacACATTTAGAAAATAAGGCAACTTAAACTATACATGGACTAATATGGcaaaccttttcttttttcttttgtaaatttcactacataaaattaaaacaatatcttCTCAACAAAGAAAACAGTTTATGAACAACTTCATTGCAGGCTCATATAATTGAAATAAACCA
This genomic stretch from Carassius gibelio isolate Cgi1373 ecotype wild population from Czech Republic chromosome B6, carGib1.2-hapl.c, whole genome shotgun sequence harbors:
- the LOC127959230 gene encoding angiopoietin-related protein 3 — encoded protein: MMLIFLLFWLCLSTTSAAPNLKIAPTEAPLLVTAPPAETRSRFAMLDDVRLLANGLLQLGQSLREFVHKTKSQINDIFQKLNIFDRSFYQLSVVTSEIKEEEEKLKETTVFLKANNEEIRNLSLEINSKINNILQERSQLQSKVGGLEEKLKGLSQTMMPLEQLQEIAALKDVIETQERTITDLLKSVKEQHEQLSYQKTKIKSLEDKMNYDSFQDTVEKPLDLNPETLDPFRYLTMNDTNGTAEINDFPADCSDVFKRGQRTSGIYPIKPNQSEPFYVYCEISTDDAATVIQRREDGSVDFDQPWEKYEYGFGKLEKEFWLGLAKIYSIAQQGQYILHIELEDWKEEKRFIDYTFTLEGPASGYVLHVAPLSGDLPDALSNHTGMKFSTKERDNDNHDDSNCARNYTGGWWFDACGDTNLNGRYAWMRSRTRHQRKKGIYWNPAKGSSYTLKSTKITIRPSTQFQ